The following is a genomic window from Mya arenaria isolate MELC-2E11 chromosome 4, ASM2691426v1.
ACAAGGCCTACCCTCTGCCATCATGGACAACAACAAGGCCTACGCTTCTGCACTCATGGACAGCAACAAGGCCTACCCTTCTGCCCTCACGGAAACCAGCAAGGCCAACCTTCTGCCCTTATGGAAACAGCAACGCCtacccttctgtcctcatggacAACAACAAGACCACCTTTCTGCACTCATGGACTACAACAAGACCACCATTCTGCACTCATGGACAACAACAATACCACCCCCCTGTCCTCATGGACACCAGCAAGGCCACTTCTCTGCCCTCACGGACAACAACAAGGCCACCCTTCTGTCACAATAGACAAAATTAGGCCATCCTTCTGCACTCATGGACAACACCAAGGTCATCCGCCTGTCCTTATGGACACGAACTAGGCCACCCGCCTGTCCTTATGGACAAGAACTAGGCCACCCTTCTGTTCTCATGGACAACAACAAGGCCACCCTTCTGTACTCATTAACAACAACAAGACCACCCTTCTGTACTCATTGACAACAACAAGGCCACCCTTCTGCACTCATGGACAATAACAAGGtcacccttctgtcctcatggacAACAACAAGGCCACCCTTCTGTCCTTATGGACAACAACAAGGTCACCCTTCTTCACTTATGGACAACAACAAGGCACCTCTGTAATCATTGACAACAACAAGGCCACCCTTCTGTACTCATGGAAAACAACAAGACCACCCTTCTGCACGCATGGACAACAACAAGGCCACCCTTCTGCACTCATTGACAACAACAAGACCACCCGTTTGCACTAATGGACAACATCAAGGCCACCCTTCTGTCCTCTTGGACAACAACAAGGCCACCCTTCTGTACTCATGGAAAACAACAAGACCACCCTTCTGCACGCATGGACAACAACAAGGCCACCCTCCTGCACTCATTGACAACAACAAGACCACCCGTTTGAACTCATGGACAACTAGGCCGcccttctgccctcattgaCAACAACAAGGCCACTCATATGTCCTCATGGACAACAACAAGGCCACCATTCTGCCCTCATTGACACCAACAAGGCCACTCATCTGTCCTCATGGACAACACCAAGGCCAACATTCTGCACTCATGGACAACAACAAGGCCACCATTCTGCACGCATGGACAACAACAAGGCCACCCTTCTGTACTCATGGACAACAACAAGGCCACCCTTCTGTACTCATGGACAACATCAAGGCCACCCTTCTGTACTCATGGACAACAACAAGGCgacccttctgtcctcatggacACCAACAAGACCACCCTTCTGCACTCATGGACTACAACAAGACCACCATTTTGCACTCATGGACAACAACAAGACCACCCCCCTGTCCTCATGGACACCAACAAGGCCTCCATTTTTCACTCATGAACAACAACAAGACCATCCCCCTTTCCTCATGGACACCAGCAAGGCCACCATTCTGCACACATGGACAACAACAAGGCCACCCGTTTGTACTCATGGACAACAACAAGGCCAaccttctgtcctcatggacAACAACAATGccacccttctgtcctcatggacaacaaggccacccttctgtcctcatggacAACAACAAGGCCACCCTTCTGTACTCATAGACACCAACAAGGCCATCCTTCTGCACTTACTGTGTTGATAAAAACTTCAATATTCCATGAAAAAATGAGTTGgagcaaaaaaaatactgatttcagtacacattgttattttttatctatttctCGATCATAGTTTTGGCTGAAGTATATTGAACCATGATGCATATTAAATAGAGTAAAACATTTGTAGTGATTGAGACAgagatatataattatgatacataTGGTTGTGATATTTGGGGCTGGCGTTTGGAGCCATCGCACGCTTGATCCATTTGactatatcatattttatatcaaatcacggatatatcaatatatatgaatacatatttataatacatatatatatactgtatgtgtgtaaataacatttaagtATTTCCGTGATCTTACGTTCCTATAACTTTAAGGTAATTAGAAACTTATATTGCCGCAGGAAAAATAAAGATTGAAACATACGATTAAACTTATGTATATACGACAAGATCATTGCAAAAAAGACCATTACATGAGCTTTGATGACAAATCAATATCTTGTTTAAAGGGACTGCGATCAAGACCAACATTACACTGAACGAGATATACACACACAACAAGCACTACACACACAACAACATGTCTCCTGTGGTAAATGTTGGGGTGCCAGTATAAGGTGCAAACTTTGTGGAAGGTTAAACTTGGTGTTAACTCATAAGATCACGAGTTCTCTaagaatacaatttaaactACACGGACAAGTTCATTAGATGTCCCCTGTCAAGCACAGGCGGCAGTACCTTTGACAGGACCCACCTCATTTTCCACGACCCCCCCcccataaaataataatatgaaataaataaaaaaaaaaaaaatatatatatatatatatatatatatatatatatatatatatatatatatatatatatatatatatatatatatatatatatatatatatgaaaaaatcctaatatattatatcattacttATTTAAGTTTGACTTGCTAACGCCCTCGTACGGACAGTGCTGTTTTTGTAAAGTTCATAATTAACttaatttttcaacaaattgcCCCCAAATAAAATGGCAACAGGATGAGTCCTGTCAACGATACTGCCACCTGTGCTGTCAAGAGGCACAGAGTAAAAGAGTAACAGACCACAACAGCACAATAGAACAATAACAGGTACACGAATATCGTTACAGTTCAATGTTGGGgcttggaacggtcagcgaaaTTCAGTTTGTCTTTAAAATCATATATGAATACTGACACACGTGTCCAACAAATGATCATTCATTGCAAAGTTAAACATACAGGCCTGAGGCCTGTCTACTATCAAACGTATAGTGTcctttgataaatatatatgtgcaattttatttcatgttgaaAACTGTAAATTTTATAGTTTGCTTAAGCTTACAATTTActattcaataatttattttgatagttaTTAAGCAATAGTACATAGTACTACATACCGCTGAGGACCTCCTGACATTACACTGACCAACCTGTCAGCCCGCAAACATTGAAGTATACTGTCAGGATGTACGAAGTGGTCTGTACTATTTCTTGTATAATACTGCATATTATACCtaggatgttttttttttctacatgGAAAAACATCTTTTgcagtaaaacaataaaattgtaattGGGCTGACAGATGCAGCATGCTGCTCTGCCGATGCTGCTTCAGCCTGCCGATGCTGCATGGGCTTTGCCGATGCTGCATGGGCTTTGCCGATGCTGCATGGGCTTTGCCGATGCAGCATCGGCTTATTTTACATTAGCATGATGCTGCATCGGCAATAAAGACCCTAATCGTAAGCCATATTATGGTATTGATTGAACTGGTACGCTttaaattgtacatttaaagGTCTGCTGTCACttacaatatataaagaaaaaaacgttagTTTGTATGGGTTAATATTATATCTCAACAAAATcctaattaaaatatataaatcataaaagcTCACCTGTGTTTGAAAACTGCCAGTGGCAAGACAGAAGAGGCCAGGACAATTTGGCCAAATACGGGTCACAATGTCCGTAAATCCTTTGTTAAACTCCTTTCTTAAAAACATCGCTCTGGCAAGATCCGGACCATTCAAACACTGTCCCAGAATCTGCTTCATTTCATCAGTCACGTGACTTGTACCGGTGATTTCCCCTTTCTCAACATCACTGCAAATGGTGGTCCATTTCCTTTCGAGGACTTGGAAATAGAGCAGAGCCATTTGTGACGTCGAGAAAAACAGATTGCAAATGTCGTTAGTTTTTAATCCGAATACAAGATTAATGTATATGACGTCCTCTTCGTTGTCTACGTCTTGAACAATATCGGGCACGACGTAGGGATTTAAAGAATATGATGATCCTAAACCCGATATCGGCCCCGTTCTAATACCTGCGTCAGAAAAACATGCCTTAGGATTAACCCTCACAGCTAACCATTTccttaaaaagttatttctaTGTATCtcaagaaaacatttttgagACAAGAGACGCCATTTTCCAGCAGTCCGTCGCATCAAACGTACAGATTTCGGAAAAAGTTTGCTTCTGCCGGAAGTTGTCCCAGATGTTTTAGCGATGTAGTCGGCCTGGCCAGGGAAGAACACATTCTCTGAAGCTTTGTCGCACACCTCGGAAGCAAACCGTTCATAGTCTGCGTAGCGTGTTAATGGCACTTTACTTCTATACTCATCTACACTTTGCACAGATCCTATATCAAAGTGCTGACCGACATTTGTTTGGGCgtttgttttcagtatttcaAGAAGGAGCTCTGCTTGATGCTTGGTTACATTGTTGCTGAGTTTGTTAAACTGTTTGTGCATAAGAAGACCGACTATGTAGAGGGTGCGCTGGAGGAAGTACTGCTTCAGAAGGCTGCGGATAGAGTGGGAACGTCCCGGCTGAAGGCGCCATATGTCCGCGAGCAGTAAAAGCATCGTCATCAGCACCACCGACGGCAGATCTAATGGAATTTCAATTGAAAAAgactatgttaaaaaaaagtcCCATTTGTCTTCGTATTTGTACTTAAATTTCGTTCAGGAATGACAGTTGTTAgtaacacccccccccccctcccccaggtccgggggtataccggggaaagcgGGTGatatgggccgtgtttttacctatcaggttGCCCCGCGGTGCCgagtggttttgtttttgctccatgcgggggcatttggcggggattttaccagcagtttgatTTCGCCCGGAATTGGCTGGACCGTAAGTAAAATTTCCCTATCCACCGGACCtggtcgggggggggggggggggtacaattgactggagcataaGTATATTATCGTTTAATTAAAGGACCATATGTCACTTACGGAACAAATAACATGCTTATTTATGTATGGTTGGTATATTTTTTTCCGTCGTTTGAATAGTATTATGTAGTTTATTTAATAGTATGCCTTCTGTTACATAATGTTTTGATCTGAATAATGCGTATTGTACATACTATTCAAATCGAATAAACGCAAATACGGCtatgtaacatatatatcatataatgcaccagtcgattgtaaccacggtccgcccaggtccgggggtataccggggatagccggtgaaatttgccgtgtttttacctttcaggtggccccgcagttgcgggtgaatgcagtggttttgtcttcgcacaaaatatagcggggaatgggcctaacccaAGGGactgggtgcgggggcatttggcggggattttaccatcaattcatccccgcagggcggggattttagccggggttggatGGACCGAAAGTCAGAGTcgccgctattccccggaccttgggggggggggggcgttgttacaattgactggtgtataatatggaatttattaaaaactgccccaatttgaaaaaagtaatgatgttttgtaatatggatatatgttttattagtgTACAAACAATTTCCGAAAGAAATACATAACTGTTTTGGTATTATCGAAAGAGATTGCAtgctcttaaagctgcactctcacagattgaccctttgacaatttgttttattgtttgtcttggaattaacCATTTGCTTGCGTAAGTGTCTAAAAACCCGTGATATAATgctgttgacaaaaaaaatagatcgaaGTCTTTCATATGAATGTTCtgtaattgatgttttatggctaaaagggTTAGTACGTTttacgaaaaataaaaattttcGGCAGTTGTTTGAACAACTGAAATATGTTCTAATGCGAGTTATCTCATAAAACTGCATTGAAGACATTAGTGCCAAAATCAGCTCATTCTGAggggtaaaaaataaaaaaagagagtgcagctttaagttaagCTTGATAcgaatttttaattaattgaaaataaaaaagaagtttaGAACAGTccattttgttatattgacagATTTTCAATAACAACAGTGCTTATAATGTTGATATCTGAAATTGGACATAATTGGAAATGTTGATGGCTTTCTTCAAGTAGACGCAAAAGCTGAACGTTTTGAATGTAGTTAGTGTTGTgacgatgatcgattataaacaacaattgatcggaaagacCTACGTCGGCGTTAATCGATAGTGAATTTGTACAATTGATTATATAAATAAGGGACGTAATCGCTACCGACTAATTTTCTTTAATAGTTCATGTTGAAGATGTTACATGTATCTCACTAACAGAATGTCACTTCAGTACCTTATTACAActtttctttataatttaactgctaaaggattgtttcttaaagctgcactcccacagatttaccattttgacaacttcttttatttttgtcatggaaataccaaaattttgcgtaaatatcagaaaagcaatgatataaaagtcctgacaaaaaatgaaatcgtagattttcatatttccgtttgaaaagtaatgttttatggctttaaccaTTACGAACGGattaagaaaaacatcaatgtttgaacttaagtataaaatctgcaatctgagtttttgtcagcagtcttatataacttgtttccatagttttttgcaaaaaaatggctcgttccaagacaaaaaataaaaaagttgtcaaaaggttcaatctgtgagagtacagctttaacaTATCATGTCTGTGGTTTAATATCATGTTTCCGTTTACTTCGTACCATGTAAAACATTagttgtaaaacataaaaaatactcaactgcttgttgtacttgttactgactgattattaagaagaaattgatatatttctttgtggGCAATGACAACtaagcaaaatataattttgaaaatattgaaggGGACACATATGTGTTTACTTGTTTACttgattatttgtttacttGTTTACATGCTTTCAGTAATGTTATGTCAAGCCATGTAGTTTATGCTCTCGGGCacataaacaaaactaaaaatgtttgGTGTAATGATTCAAATATAAACTCATGCGTTTAACTATCTTTTTTGCAAATTATTATACAATGatatgataattttaaaaattctcaataaatatgacattatttaaaaagaaatcattttaaataaatgcaattattggTTTATAATAGATATATACCTGGCACAATCTGGTTGATAGCTACTCCGTTCCAGCCGATCCTGTATATCAGTACCAGGAAACATATCGCCGCCACGCCCTTAATACTGTCATGTATAGTTATTCTCCCCGGCATTCTGCTCCGGATTTTCTGGAACGGTAATTAAGGTTATGCTGAATATTACGAAGAATCAATCGACAGcaggggcgggtccaggatTCGAAGTAAGAAGAGGAAGAACTTTGGGCGTACCATCCCCCAGAAACGAAATTTAtctggtttaaaatgttggtagGGAGTGGGGGATCGGTGGTCctctccaatttttttttaacaatttctaatcCGAAGTGGTGCATTtcgggcgtattttattacttttattctcctttattgaaataaaaagtaaacttggactgggggagggggggggggggggcgccggATGCGCCCCCTCCCCCTGAATCCGTTAGTGGGCTGTTATATAATTTTCGACTACTTACGTTATCAAAAACtataaagttttgaaatttaattattctgtattttatatgtatatacaatgtTTGTAAAGTTTGGATACAGATTTTAAGTAATATATGTATTGGTTTATCAATATATCACGTTTATCAGAATACTGTTAACATAACATGGCGGGCTAAGATccttataaatgcatttaattttagCTGTGTCAAATTGGGTCTGGATGATCAACTTTGCGCATTTCAAGAACACGCGTTCTTTGCATGCAACGAGCTCGCCAACATTGGTTATCCTCGAATCAATATACTCGACAGTGTAGCGTTGACAACTAGCTCGCCAACATTGGTTATCCTCGAATCAATATACTCGACAGTGAAGCGTTGACAACTAGCTCGCCAACATTGGTTATCCTCGAATCAATATACTCGACAGTGTAGCGTTGACAACTAGCTCGCCAACATTGGTTATCCTCGAATCAATATACTCGACAGTGAAGCGTTGACCTACTCAACAACTGCGGCTGAGTTCTTCTCCACTCTGCATTAAGAATAATACGCTTACAATGGCGCTTTTCAtctaagtgacactcttatttgaaatcaacagatacacatatataacgaacatatattttaagttataaacctttaactactaactaaataatgcatttaaggaaaatattaattactgataacaagactgtaaccgtgtatgtaaaagctgaaaacgcacaactattaaataaatgatttgtgagTGCTTAAAAATGTTCATCAGTTGTCTCATAAGATTGAAATACCGCGTTGTCTGCATctacacagtatccttcataagaaccatagtGTGTGATAGTTCAGCCttttatgtatgtaaaaacaattgttttaattgcgGTACAtctcatttgggagtaagagtgcactatatatatttatatatgtcatCATATCACCCTCTGAAACTATTCTCAATGTAGACTTAATTTGACCGATATGTACTCACTTTATCTTgggaaaatatataatatatgttttatgaaactagtttctaaaatatataaattgatatggCCTTACTTACGGGAAAAATCTATTCTTCTGAAAATAAATCCTATTTATGGGTTCTGCCATCAGGCAAAAAActatggtttggttagggttacatcctttacAAAAACAGGAAGGGTgcgtagtttttttttaattaaaaggctttatataagaacataattGTCATTATTGGGGAATGGTATTAAAGGAATCTTCAgtataaaaggtttaaactacatattgaagctgcactctcacagtttttacaacttttgtttgatttttttttgtcttggaatgagcaaatttttgcgtaaatatatgcGAACCAGTGATTaaagattagatcgcagatttttacatttcagttcaagaaataatggtttatggcttaaagcgttactaacgggttaagaaaattgcataaaacatcatatttttttaacttaaatagaacaATCTGTGACtattgtttgtcagcagtcttatggtTTACTTacattggcttgttccaagacaaaaaaaagttgtcataatgttcaatctgtgagagtgcagctttaaaacacactttttttaccATCTGACTTTGAAAACGGTAGGTTCGGCGGCTATTTCgaaggtagggtcgggttacccgaaccaaacGTTTTTTCAGGCCACAGACAGTGAAGTACAATGGCGGGTTTAAAGACAACCCTAGTGAAATCACTTCTTAGCCCTGGGAACTCGatttatataagcaattaagattacatttaaataaacgtGAATTACCTATTTACCATAAATTAGTAGTGTCACGTAAGTAGATGCacagttttaagcattttcataATACATGTGTCACTTTTCTTTCATTGtgcataacaataaataaatgtttatggtTATTGAAGATAACAAAAGTTGGTgtgattttatatcaattttaatgttggttagtttgattttgttgattgttatttttaaccccttggaatgtgtttattttttaatctaCTGGTTATTTAATTACGTGTATTCTATAAAATAATGAGTATACTCACATTTGTGATATCCTACATTTTACTAGCACTAAAATGACTGATAGTATTCTTATCATGTGTGCACACTACCGCTTCAATACTAAGGttgaatgcatttttatcatttatttattatttttcatctcGTGTtgaatcaaatatgttttaactatagacaagaatgttaatattttgttttaaatactatttatacaattagtaattattaaaattagaTTACCCATTAATTATtaccataataattatgattaacTCACaaactcactcactcattcactcactcactcgctCATTCGCTCCCCCATTCGCTCCCCCACTCACTCACCCATTCGCTCACTCGCTCACTCGCTCattcgctcgctcgctcactccctccctccctccctcgcTCCCTCGCTCATTCGCTCGCtccctcactcactcactcactcactcactcactcactcactcactcactcactcactcactcactcactcactcactcactcactcactcactcactcactcactcactcactcactcactcactcactcactcactcactcactcactcactcacactcactcactcactcactcactcactcactcactcactcactcaccacTCACTCACCcactaaacaaacaacatagaaatgatttctgaaaatattaacaacaatTATAATTTACTTACAAAATTAATCCAAGTCATGCTTGTCGGCACCCGGTTGACTTTACAGTGAATTTGTATCATCCTTCTACTGCATTTACAGTGGTATCCGTTTATTTCACGTCTTAAGTTATAATTGTATACAACACACTTGTTGAAACATACACCTTATTAAAGCTTTTGCGCAAATATAGCCAGCAAGTCAGCTAGCTTGTGTCATCAGCATTAACTAATAACAGCGCAGCTCGCTGAACCGATATTTATATCGTAAATAAACGATGTTATAGGTAGGGCTGATGAACTAGCCGCACTCGTCATAAAGGCAGTCAACCTAGCGAAGGGTCACATCACAAACGGCATTAAGTTTTccttattatttattcatacagTTGTATACATAAATATCGACCAAAACGTTATAATTTAAAGTACTCATGAGGTTTAAAGCTAGCCTATTCGCACTTGTCTATTGATTCAAACAATCAGAGCTTGACATGTTTTACCGATACAAGATTTACCCGACCAGGAAGAACCTATATACAGAACCTAGTGCAAGAAGGTCGACCCGAGGACACGCGAGTGCCCACAACATTATCCTAAATACAGGTGCATTCTAGTGAGAGAGTCAATTCTTTTAAACAccataattgattaaataacttttaaaccaTTGCCATAGcagtatttgttttcagaatattcgggattaaaattatataatgctTGACTTTTTACGTGCCGAACTTATAAATGCAAGCGCTAATATATTGGctgtttacattaattttgaaatgattattttaaaacgtAAGATTCTTACTTCTAAATACTGCTTAATAGATAAcacaaaattttaaatgcaaaatttgtCTATTTCAAATTGACCTAAAATATTCGCTTAGACAAACCATTTCTAGtttatagaaaacataaacaacgaCAGCATAACAACAACGGCAACACAACAACAACGGCAACACAATAAAGTAGAATGTAATGCAAAACTTATCCCGATGACAACTTATGTCAGCTAAAAACCCAGAAGAAAACAACATGTCgaaaattaaacatgttaaaatgtcaaaacatacaTGTGTTCATATTGCTGAAGCGGGCGGAAACATTCTCGACTGAAGTacattgtcaataaataaaaatgatttcgaccatttaaggaatggaagttgaggtgtaaatattgcgTACTGAAATATCTATTTTGAGGACGTCATAGAAATGAAACGTTCGCCTAACTATGCTGACCTTCAACGctcaatgttaataaaaaaacccaCCTCCATATAAACAATTATCAGTAAATAGTTTGCAGTGCGTCTTatctaaatatataatgtaCGCGAACACACTGAAATATCCTTGAGGTCGATGtatacacccccccccccccccctgcacCAAGGTTATTTAATATCCTGTAATCAGTTcaccaaaacaatgttttccaCAGCAAAGCGATGATTTTACTGAAACCGGTTTTTCCTGCTTTTCTTGGTGAATCGAGTGACTAATATGTAATAGTTttatgacatgaagtgaattcttaattattaagattagGCGGAGTGTACGTAGCGAACGtgtccttcttaatcattaagaattcaaatcatgtcatctaactgacttagaatacagcCTCATTGGCTGATTTCATTGGCTATAAATGTAGGTTGCATTCTAAATAgctttagaatacaacctacattttcagccaatgagattgcagataggcaaccattaagtagtccattcttaatcattaagaattcacttcatgtcatctaacttgTCCAActaatggccgtcaacgagtcttttggtGATTTTGTTTACTACGGCAGACTTGTGAcaggatac
Proteins encoded in this region:
- the LOC128230814 gene encoding uncharacterized protein LOC128230814; translation: MCIMKNKVVQIYLDIVDLLTLLQKKIRSRMPGRITIHDSIKGVAAICFLVLIYRIGWNGVAINQIVPDLPSVVLMTMLLLLADIWRLQPGRSHSIRSLLKQYFLQRTLYIVGLLMHKQFNKLSNNVTKHQAELLLEILKTNAQTNVGQHFDIGSVQSVDEYRSKVPLTRYADYERFASEVCDKASENVFFPGQADYIAKTSGTTSGRSKLFPKSVRLMRRTAGKWRLLSQKCFLEIHRNNFLRKWLAVRVNPKACFSDAGIRTGPISGLGSSYSLNPYVVPDIVQDVDNEEDVIYINLVFGLKTNDICNLFFSTSQMALLYFQVLERKWTTICSDVEKGEITGTSHVTDEMKQILGQCLNGPDLARAMFLRKEFNKGFTDIVTRIWPNCPGLFCLATGSFQTQADIVRNKYLGEVPLFSPFHAGSEAFYGINLHLHEPEIAYTAMSPFIFFEFIHESQLNETDPDTLLCHEVTVGELYEIVVTTWEGLYRYRSEDVVQVTGFNGTIPRYKFCRRVFNR